The following coding sequences lie in one Treponema sp. OMZ 790 genomic window:
- a CDS encoding tetratricopeptide repeat protein, producing MTSCKFYDFKLKYKILAFFLLIFMGLYANQTEGVNLSAALSCLQNSARLFTEEKWKEALFEAQLGEVYDPKTADFLYIQAVCSLKLKMPNADILDKAEASCADGMIWRLYDINAGRLLAAQVNAGMLKYGEALKLVNSLPFESAEGDYVKADALYGLGRHDEAKRLISDALDRWAFDSRFAKLFFLKERGKKVSLFGKKLAEHIISRLYVWQDEDPSLLLLASPFETKSEDNIRRLKLYRGMYLPFTESHDLSDLYNRSYSTLLCLRYGIIDEQTAVHEFLSAKVYYFNPIQKEYLLTPAMYESHLVELLRLVVNSGLRNELKKFLSVYEGLIVDDANGDLIIDSKIYYENGRPWCAEFDTFQTGYPEYTVECNFGIPSVIHGKKNEYSASYDAYPAVKIFTKNNKKYTMRPLDLNWSPIELKELDLKLYNITQKQNSFFSLKVDKNVRTPGEGTLIYSSAFSEETTSYMDGGIKKVFFDKGIPIKAEVTVYGGVYSQTNYRNGRPVYEHVDKNGDGYFETRIEYNSNETLKRIDIDLNKNKLYEYSEHYEKNGSVAKFWDSDEDGVFEIKHVQYENGDSQTEWMHPKFNKKIRVNFKQGTPVKLFDGKQNLTILPTDKGNLFWLKRSPTNIEKVNEKIVEIFNQTALPVVSYIFSVNDIEVYAVRSGGFIFAEIINE from the coding sequence ATGACATCCTGTAAATTTTATGATTTTAAACTCAAATATAAGATTTTAGCCTTTTTTCTTTTGATTTTTATGGGGCTTTATGCAAATCAAACCGAAGGTGTAAATTTATCTGCCGCTCTTTCATGCTTACAGAATTCGGCCAGACTTTTTACCGAAGAAAAATGGAAAGAAGCCTTATTTGAAGCCCAGCTCGGCGAAGTTTATGATCCGAAAACTGCCGATTTTTTATATATTCAGGCTGTATGCAGTTTAAAATTAAAGATGCCCAATGCAGATATTTTAGACAAAGCTGAAGCCTCTTGTGCCGACGGAATGATTTGGCGTTTATACGACATAAATGCCGGCCGTTTATTGGCAGCTCAAGTTAATGCCGGAATGCTGAAATACGGAGAAGCTTTAAAACTTGTAAACAGTCTGCCCTTTGAATCGGCTGAGGGGGATTATGTAAAGGCCGATGCTCTTTACGGCTTGGGGCGGCATGATGAAGCAAAACGTTTAATCTCCGACGCTCTTGACCGCTGGGCATTTGATTCCCGCTTTGCAAAATTGTTCTTTTTAAAAGAACGCGGTAAAAAGGTAAGTTTATTCGGGAAAAAATTGGCTGAGCATATAATCTCTCGTCTTTATGTGTGGCAGGATGAGGATCCTTCTCTTCTTCTGCTTGCAAGTCCTTTCGAAACAAAATCTGAAGATAATATCAGACGTTTAAAATTATACAGAGGAATGTATCTTCCTTTTACCGAATCTCATGATCTTTCGGATCTATACAACCGCTCATATTCTACACTGCTTTGTTTAAGATACGGTATAATCGATGAGCAAACTGCCGTACACGAATTTTTGTCGGCTAAAGTGTATTATTTTAATCCCATTCAAAAAGAATATCTTCTCACTCCGGCCATGTATGAATCTCATTTGGTTGAACTTTTACGCTTGGTTGTAAATTCCGGATTGAGAAATGAACTTAAAAAATTTCTATCCGTTTATGAAGGTTTGATTGTAGATGATGCAAACGGAGATTTGATTATCGATTCTAAAATTTACTATGAAAACGGCAGACCTTGGTGTGCGGAATTCGATACTTTTCAAACAGGTTATCCCGAATATACCGTAGAATGCAATTTTGGAATTCCCTCGGTAATTCATGGTAAAAAAAATGAATACTCGGCGTCTTATGATGCTTATCCTGCCGTGAAAATTTTTACAAAAAACAATAAAAAATATACGATGCGGCCTCTCGATTTAAACTGGTCGCCGATAGAATTAAAAGAACTGGATTTAAAACTATATAATATCACCCAAAAGCAAAATTCCTTTTTTTCGTTAAAAGTCGATAAAAATGTTAGAACGCCCGGTGAGGGAACTCTTATTTATTCTTCTGCATTTTCCGAAGAAACTACATCCTACATGGACGGAGGAATAAAGAAAGTATTTTTCGATAAAGGTATTCCTATAAAGGCGGAAGTTACTGTATATGGAGGAGTATATTCTCAAACCAATTACAGAAACGGCCGGCCGGTTTATGAGCATGTAGATAAAAACGGAGACGGTTATTTTGAAACAAGGATTGAATATAATTCGAATGAAACATTAAAGCGGATAGATATAGATTTAAATAAAAATAAACTTTATGAATATTCCGAGCATTATGAAAAAAACGGATCGGTTGCAAAATTTTGGGATAGTGATGAAGACGGAGTTTTTGAGATTAAACATGTTCAATATGAAAACGGAGATTCTCAAACGGAGTGGATGCATCCGAAATTCAATAAAAAAATACGTGTCAATTTTAAACAAGGTACTCCGGTTAAATTGTTTGACGGAAAGCAAAATCTGACCATTTTACCCACCGATAAGGGGAATTTATTTTGGCTTAAACGAAGTCCTACAAACATCGAAAAAGTCAACGAAAAAATAGTCGAAATATTTAACCAAACGGCTCTTCCGGTTGTTTCGTATATATTCAGTGTAAATGATATTGAAGTTTACGCAGTTCGTTCGGGAGGGTTTATTTTTGCGGAAATTATCAATGAATAA
- the spoVG gene encoding septation regulator SpoVG has translation MEITEVRIQRVSPGNSLKAYANVTFDDCFVLHNVRVIEGNDGLYIGMPSRKLSNGEFKNIAHPITSEFREKMTKAVLEVYEKTPALTEQVAETAT, from the coding sequence ATGGAAATTACAGAAGTCCGTATTCAGAGAGTTAGTCCCGGGAATAGTTTAAAAGCTTATGCTAATGTTACTTTTGATGATTGCTTTGTCCTTCATAATGTAAGAGTGATTGAAGGAAACGACGGTTTGTACATTGGAATGCCGAGCCGTAAGTTGAGTAATGGTGAGTTTAAAAATATAGCTCACCCAATCACATCCGAATTTAGGGAGAAGATGACAAAGGCTGTTTTGGAGGTGTATGAAAAAACACCTGCTCTTACTGAGCAAGTTGCAGAAACAGCTACATAG
- a CDS encoding MBOAT family protein, with amino-acid sequence MFFPTISFAVFFLSVFFLYWYVFRQEKERKILLTAASYFFYAMWDWRFCILLFIFTLVNYFYGFLLDKEKNYAPRKAIVIIICVLDILYLGFFKYLYGLLSYLNQFFPGMYEASPFLAWSLLIPVGISYYTFRCMSYVFDIYLCKIRHVKSFWDLLLYVSFFPQLSSGPIVQAEYFFKDLPRALNCDNEKGVKPIAFDHAIVLLISGLYKKMIISNFLTILVTDKIFANPSFYNTWELIFGVLCYTIIIYADFSGYTDMAIGIGILLGFNTPANFNRPYLSKSITEFWRRWHISFSSWLRDYLYFGLGGSRFGLARTLFALFFTMVIAGFWHGASWTFLIWGTMQGTMLCIEKIISEKKKAMFLEEEVSVPKNKLNRIAFLKILSVFIFINISWLVFFSPSLSELGLYLKSLGNISKPFQIIRPFILLVFFAGLILQLPSENLRKKAFTIYNRLPMIIKVVITVSFLSVLYTVSTSGIPPFIYFAF; translated from the coding sequence ATGTTTTTCCCGACAATTTCTTTTGCCGTTTTTTTTCTCTCAGTCTTTTTTTTGTATTGGTATGTTTTTAGGCAAGAAAAAGAGCGTAAAATTCTTTTGACTGCTGCTTCTTATTTCTTTTATGCAATGTGGGATTGGCGTTTTTGTATCCTGCTTTTTATTTTTACTCTTGTAAACTATTTTTACGGCTTTCTCCTCGATAAAGAAAAAAATTATGCGCCCAGAAAAGCTATCGTTATTATAATCTGCGTGCTGGACATTTTATATCTCGGATTTTTTAAATATCTATACGGATTACTTTCATACTTAAACCAATTTTTCCCCGGTATGTATGAAGCTTCTCCTTTTTTAGCATGGTCTCTTTTGATTCCTGTCGGAATTTCTTATTATACATTCCGTTGTATGAGTTATGTATTCGATATCTATCTTTGTAAGATAAGGCATGTCAAATCTTTTTGGGACCTTTTACTTTATGTATCGTTTTTTCCCCAATTATCTTCAGGCCCAATTGTTCAGGCCGAATATTTTTTTAAAGATCTGCCAAGAGCTCTCAACTGCGATAATGAAAAAGGGGTAAAACCTATAGCCTTTGATCATGCAATCGTTCTTTTAATTTCAGGTTTATATAAAAAAATGATAATTTCTAATTTTTTAACCATCCTTGTGACAGATAAAATTTTTGCTAATCCTTCGTTTTATAATACATGGGAACTTATTTTTGGTGTACTATGTTATACGATTATTATCTATGCCGATTTTTCGGGCTATACCGATATGGCGATAGGTATAGGAATTCTTTTAGGTTTTAATACACCTGCCAATTTTAACCGGCCCTATCTTTCAAAATCGATTACCGAGTTTTGGAGAAGATGGCATATAAGTTTTTCTTCATGGCTTCGCGATTATCTGTATTTCGGTCTAGGAGGTTCGCGTTTCGGGCTTGCCCGGACTCTCTTTGCTCTTTTTTTTACCATGGTCATTGCCGGTTTTTGGCACGGAGCTTCATGGACTTTTTTAATCTGGGGCACCATGCAGGGAACAATGCTGTGTATCGAAAAGATAATTTCCGAAAAGAAAAAAGCTATGTTTCTTGAAGAAGAAGTTTCGGTTCCGAAAAACAAATTAAATAGAATTGCTTTTTTAAAAATTCTATCGGTCTTTATTTTTATAAATATCAGCTGGCTTGTGTTTTTTTCGCCGTCACTTTCAGAGTTGGGATTGTATTTAAAATCTCTCGGCAATATTTCAAAGCCTTTTCAAATTATAAGGCCTTTTATTCTGTTGGTATTTTTTGCAGGTCTTATTTTGCAGCTTCCTTCAGAAAATTTAAGAAAAAAAGCTTTTACGATATATAACCGGCTTCCGATGATTATTAAGGTAGTTATTACCGTGAGTTTCTTATCCGTTCTTTACACGGTTTCTACTTCCGGTATTCCTCCTTTTATTTATTTTGCATTCTAG
- a CDS encoding DUF459 domain-containing protein: MKLQDTIKKINDVFSLKSKKKIFYSANKSILFFLICIFLFMLLLGRSLKNFSSKIKNPYASKIFEVCVKPVSDLSQKLKIDNFIPSARVFFLRYAGLEGLSDWDSFYYMGTAEPANEERISALKNLGETEVLLPDERIAVENLEKTEDTEIVKKMMEELEAKLQNMNTLLDSLKNIEAARIAELEKIRLEKKALELKKEDTPQTAIKDDVKEEESNEEPVEEPKKVYTYNTEKPLRILMIGDSQMHSIAAGFLRLTGQNSSVRVKEISVHSSGFIRSDYYNWPKKLKNVFADSKNDPFDIAVIFLGMNDYQNFYADNGKVLVKETENWESAYKEKIKTHLDILFENTKKVYWLGMPIVRDKIYNAQLLYIDGLQKKIASEYSETILNKFSLSGIAPGEGVPYSDTVKTASGKKIRLMKDDGHHYTISGGEYVMTSFLEQLYKDWDVEPCTP; the protein is encoded by the coding sequence ATGAAACTACAAGATACAATAAAAAAAATAAATGACGTTTTTTCTCTTAAAAGTAAAAAAAAGATTTTTTATTCTGCCAACAAAAGTATTTTGTTTTTTTTGATTTGTATTTTTCTTTTTATGCTGCTTTTAGGAAGGTCTTTAAAAAATTTTTCATCCAAAATAAAAAATCCTTATGCCTCTAAAATATTTGAGGTATGTGTCAAGCCTGTTTCAGACTTATCGCAAAAACTTAAAATTGATAATTTTATTCCTTCGGCAAGAGTCTTTTTTTTAAGGTATGCAGGTTTAGAAGGATTGAGCGATTGGGACTCTTTTTATTATATGGGTACTGCCGAACCAGCCAATGAAGAAAGAATTTCGGCATTGAAAAATCTTGGAGAAACTGAAGTCTTATTGCCGGATGAAAGGATTGCGGTAGAAAATCTTGAAAAAACGGAAGATACCGAAATCGTAAAAAAAATGATGGAAGAGCTTGAAGCAAAACTCCAAAATATGAATACTCTATTGGATAGTTTAAAAAACATTGAAGCCGCCAGAATTGCCGAACTTGAAAAAATAAGGCTTGAGAAAAAAGCTTTGGAGTTAAAAAAGGAAGATACTCCTCAAACTGCTATTAAAGATGACGTTAAAGAAGAAGAATCAAATGAGGAACCGGTTGAGGAACCTAAAAAAGTTTATACTTATAATACGGAAAAACCCTTGCGTATCCTAATGATAGGAGATTCTCAAATGCACAGTATTGCAGCAGGTTTTTTAAGGCTTACAGGCCAAAACTCTTCCGTAAGGGTAAAAGAAATTTCGGTTCACTCTTCAGGCTTTATAAGAAGCGATTATTATAACTGGCCCAAAAAGCTAAAAAACGTATTTGCCGACAGCAAAAATGACCCATTCGATATTGCCGTTATTTTTTTAGGTATGAACGACTATCAGAACTTTTATGCCGACAATGGAAAAGTCTTGGTAAAGGAAACCGAGAACTGGGAATCGGCCTATAAAGAAAAAATAAAAACACATCTGGATATCTTATTTGAAAACACAAAAAAAGTGTATTGGCTGGGTATGCCGATTGTCCGGGATAAAATATACAATGCTCAATTGCTGTATATTGACGGCTTGCAAAAAAAAATTGCCTCCGAATATTCCGAAACCATACTTAATAAATTCTCCTTAAGCGGTATCGCTCCCGGAGAAGGAGTTCCATACAGTGATACGGTCAAAACGGCTTCAGGTAAAAAAATAAGGCTCATGAAAGATGACGGTCATCACTACACAATTTCCGGCGGCGAATATGTTATGACTTCATTTTTAGAGCAGCTCTATAAAGATTGGGATGTAGAACCCTGCACGCCTTAA
- the ispE gene encoding 4-(cytidine 5'-diphospho)-2-C-methyl-D-erythritol kinase yields MIKSAISLEAHAKINLHLEVLGKRKDGFHNIVSVFSPVSLADELLMQRMPDKKVCEVLSPLAELPVENTITKTYEEFKNFTGISDGVSVRILKKIPEGAGLGGGSSDAAAVLLGLNDMFSAGLRKEDLKTIALKIGSDVPFFLENGAAIVKGRGEEIKRVSLSSNYFGILLYPEIKSSTPKAYSLLGRSESDIVDSAFNPELFCGKDCREWPFFNSFEDVLFVEYPEIKKAKLDLLTYGADFALMSGAGSSVFGLFKDEKTVKNAYLKLFTEYPICFFFLLLAF; encoded by the coding sequence ATGATTAAAAGTGCGATTAGCCTTGAGGCTCATGCAAAAATTAATCTGCATTTGGAAGTTTTAGGGAAGAGAAAGGATGGATTTCACAACATTGTGAGTGTTTTTTCTCCTGTTTCCCTTGCCGATGAACTTTTAATGCAAAGAATGCCGGATAAAAAGGTATGTGAGGTGTTGTCGCCGTTGGCTGAACTGCCTGTAGAAAACACTATCACAAAGACTTATGAAGAATTTAAAAACTTTACCGGTATTTCGGACGGCGTTTCAGTCAGGATTCTAAAAAAAATACCTGAAGGAGCCGGTCTCGGAGGAGGTTCTTCCGATGCTGCTGCCGTTTTGCTGGGACTCAACGATATGTTTTCTGCCGGTTTACGGAAAGAAGACCTAAAAACTATCGCTTTGAAAATAGGGAGTGATGTTCCGTTTTTTTTGGAGAACGGGGCTGCCATTGTAAAAGGTCGAGGAGAAGAGATAAAAAGAGTATCTCTTTCTTCAAACTATTTTGGAATTTTACTTTATCCCGAAATAAAGAGTTCGACACCTAAGGCATACAGCCTTTTAGGCCGCAGCGAATCGGATATTGTGGACTCGGCTTTTAATCCTGAGCTTTTTTGCGGCAAAGATTGCCGTGAATGGCCTTTTTTTAACAGCTTTGAGGATGTTCTTTTTGTTGAATATCCTGAGATAAAAAAGGCAAAACTAGACCTTTTGACTTACGGAGCCGATTTCGCTCTTATGAGCGGTGCAGGTTCTTCTGTTTTTGGGCTTTTTAAAGATGAAAAAACCGTAAAAAATGCTTATTTAAAGCTTTTTACCGAATATCCAATATGTTTTTTCTTCTTGTTACTTGCGTTCTGA
- the tilS gene encoding tRNA lysidine(34) synthetase TilS gives MSRSFLKKVLHSFYSAAGKKSSEGLRLLLAVSGGADSMAMLSAFLELKTILNAEIFVLTVNHNIRPEKETLGDAEFVLNFCKNKCPCFLAEIPKNKIFEEAGIRKMGIEDAARFLRYNEFEKNAASIEADYILTAHNKNDYYETVLMRFFQGSEPESLMGISPKRGKFIRPMLDIGRFEIEEYLKEQNVPWREDSTNMENSYLRNKIRHNLVPALNICFDGWQSGLDKSLTKIKMLNDFVLQAHKTKKEKWILEKDPKGKLYCRCSLLFFVNLEEALKLKFLQEGLILLKGKRRIPYSVFDDLMKISHKKKIIYSGGFCIKNEENNILLFKAAKEVEDAELFYSVWIDKPCDFNTPAGNFKAVKKDEGFFLIHESDKTCGIGPFKPPFCVRSRLFGDEIQTSSGSKKSVKKIINEWNITYEKRNILPIIEESGVVKGIYGASFGKKNWYVVGVE, from the coding sequence ATGTCAAGATCGTTTTTAAAAAAAGTACTGCATAGCTTTTACTCTGCGGCCGGTAAAAAATCTTCCGAAGGCCTAAGGTTATTGCTTGCCGTTTCAGGCGGTGCCGATTCTATGGCAATGCTTTCGGCTTTTTTGGAATTAAAAACGATTTTAAATGCCGAGATTTTTGTATTAACCGTAAACCACAATATACGGCCCGAAAAAGAAACCTTAGGCGATGCCGAATTTGTTTTGAACTTTTGCAAAAATAAGTGCCCATGTTTTCTGGCCGAAATTCCCAAAAATAAAATATTTGAAGAAGCCGGAATTAGAAAAATGGGAATTGAAGATGCTGCCCGTTTTTTACGCTATAATGAGTTTGAAAAAAACGCAGCTTCTATCGAAGCCGATTATATTTTGACTGCTCACAATAAAAACGATTATTATGAAACCGTTTTGATGAGATTTTTTCAAGGATCGGAGCCTGAGTCTCTTATGGGAATTTCTCCTAAACGCGGAAAATTTATAAGACCTATGCTTGATATCGGCAGATTTGAAATAGAGGAATATTTAAAAGAACAGAATGTGCCGTGGAGAGAAGATTCGACCAATATGGAAAATTCTTATCTTCGAAACAAGATTCGGCACAATCTTGTACCTGCCTTGAATATCTGTTTTGACGGCTGGCAAAGCGGTTTAGATAAAAGTTTAACTAAGATTAAAATGCTGAACGATTTTGTCCTTCAGGCTCATAAAACGAAAAAAGAAAAATGGATATTGGAAAAAGACCCAAAAGGAAAACTTTATTGCCGATGCAGCCTTCTTTTTTTTGTAAACCTTGAAGAAGCATTAAAACTTAAATTTCTTCAAGAAGGTCTCATTCTTTTAAAAGGGAAAAGAAGAATTCCTTACTCGGTTTTCGATGATTTGATGAAAATTTCACATAAAAAAAAGATAATTTATTCAGGCGGATTTTGCATAAAAAATGAAGAAAACAATATCCTTCTTTTTAAGGCCGCAAAAGAGGTTGAAGATGCGGAACTCTTTTATTCCGTTTGGATCGATAAACCTTGCGATTTTAATACTCCTGCCGGAAATTTTAAGGCCGTAAAAAAAGATGAAGGCTTTTTTTTGATTCACGAGAGCGACAAAACTTGCGGTATAGGCCCGTTTAAACCTCCTTTTTGTGTGCGCTCACGTCTTTTTGGAGACGAAATTCAAACATCTTCCGGCTCAAAAAAATCGGTAAAAAAAATTATAAATGAATGGAATATAACCTATGAAAAACGGAATATTTTGCCGATAATAGAGGAGAGTGGTGTAGTTAAAGGGATATACGGAGCCTCTTTCGGTAAAAAAAATTGGTATGTTGTAGGAGTGGAGTAA
- a CDS encoding 50S ribosomal protein L25: MEQRLLNANERSTYGKSAAVKMRKSGRIPAVMYDRHGKSVSLDVDEREFMKLFKVVTESTIVTLSASGKDYEVFIKDFQHDIVNDRIMHVDFYEVERGKALRTKVKIRLEGSPEGVRHGGILETGITELELECLPKDLPPRIIVDVSALDVNQSLHVRDIKLPEAVTVLTSDDITVAAVKFAAAETTAPAAEAEGEGQEAAPAASEEAK; encoded by the coding sequence ATGGAACAGAGACTGTTAAATGCAAATGAAAGATCGACATACGGTAAAAGTGCCGCTGTTAAAATGAGAAAATCGGGACGAATTCCTGCAGTAATGTATGATAGGCACGGCAAATCCGTTTCTCTTGATGTTGATGAAAGAGAATTTATGAAGCTTTTTAAGGTTGTTACCGAAAGTACTATAGTAACATTGAGTGCATCCGGAAAAGATTATGAAGTTTTTATTAAGGATTTTCAGCATGATATTGTTAACGATAGGATTATGCATGTCGATTTTTATGAAGTAGAAAGAGGAAAGGCTTTACGCACAAAGGTAAAGATTAGACTTGAAGGTTCTCCTGAAGGAGTACGCCATGGCGGTATTCTTGAAACAGGTATTACCGAACTCGAACTTGAGTGCTTGCCCAAAGATTTGCCTCCCAGAATTATTGTTGATGTTTCAGCTTTGGATGTAAACCAATCGCTTCATGTAAGGGATATTAAACTTCCTGAAGCCGTTACGGTTTTAACGAGCGACGATATAACCGTTGCCGCCGTCAAATTTGCTGCTGCTGAAACTACTGCTCCTGCTGCTGAAGCCGAAGGCGAAGGCCAAGAAGCTGCTCCTGCCGCTTCTGAAGAAGCCAAATAA
- a CDS encoding S1C family serine protease, which produces MNKVYISCFFVLLLFFSCTSTKEFSYVDYSDRSSVLYQVEYTEKLLKSGEITQALIRSQILCRNTKDFKEVDDLNLNAVKMAEEAFFKSIDEKNWDEAVRYFRSLTAIGKRPPQWTEERIFDEMRIVWKKNSDIPLLNLKNKKNPAAGGSASFPQNIDDMIKGTLTVWVDKGARIQKGFASPDIVIGSGFFIDSRGYFITNYHVIQSEVDKKYNGYSRLYIKSPDNPNVKIPARVVGWDPLFDLALVKTEYSPKFIFNLGSSKELSVGSRIYAIGSPAGLEKTLTSGIVSAKYRRLFSMVDIMQIDAAVNHGNSGGPIVDDKGLVQAVVFAGLERNEGLNFAIPVELLKAVLPDLYKGGAVKHSWLGCHGQEQKDNPKIANGVPNGVPNGVLVNYVLPDGPFSISGISEGTVIKEINDIPVNSVEEIQANLLSIAPETIVRVKGYQKNEAGIYEEKTWPVLCAHRPLYPGNSVFKKDSIARSMLPVFGFKLESLGKRNSYRVAGVIPGSFAAENSFGINDYIELNGKRWDEENEEVIHVRIYTKKVRAGYMESFMVLSAYLDNPSFF; this is translated from the coding sequence ATGAATAAAGTATATATAAGTTGTTTTTTTGTTCTCTTATTGTTTTTTTCTTGTACTTCGACTAAAGAATTTTCATATGTGGATTATTCCGACAGATCCAGCGTATTGTATCAAGTTGAATATACCGAAAAACTTTTAAAATCAGGTGAGATAACTCAAGCTTTAATCCGTTCCCAAATTCTTTGTCGCAATACAAAAGATTTTAAAGAAGTTGATGATTTAAACTTAAATGCCGTAAAAATGGCGGAAGAGGCTTTTTTTAAAAGTATAGATGAAAAAAATTGGGATGAGGCTGTCCGTTATTTTAGATCCCTTACGGCAATAGGAAAACGTCCGCCGCAGTGGACTGAAGAACGCATTTTCGATGAGATGCGTATTGTATGGAAAAAAAACTCCGATATTCCTCTTTTAAACTTAAAAAACAAGAAAAATCCGGCAGCCGGCGGTTCGGCATCTTTTCCGCAAAATATAGACGATATGATAAAGGGCACTTTGACTGTTTGGGTTGATAAGGGAGCCCGCATACAAAAAGGTTTTGCTTCGCCTGATATAGTTATAGGTTCCGGTTTTTTTATAGACTCCCGCGGCTACTTTATTACCAATTATCATGTTATTCAAAGCGAAGTGGATAAAAAATATAACGGTTATTCAAGGCTTTATATAAAATCTCCCGATAACCCCAATGTAAAAATTCCTGCGAGGGTAGTCGGCTGGGATCCTTTGTTTGACCTTGCATTGGTAAAAACCGAGTATTCTCCCAAATTTATTTTTAATCTTGGTTCTTCAAAAGAATTAAGTGTAGGAAGCCGTATTTATGCGATAGGTTCTCCTGCCGGTTTGGAAAAAACTCTTACTTCGGGTATAGTTTCGGCAAAATACCGCAGGCTTTTTTCGATGGTTGACATAATGCAAATCGATGCTGCCGTCAATCACGGTAATTCGGGTGGCCCTATAGTAGATGATAAGGGTCTTGTTCAAGCTGTAGTATTTGCCGGTCTTGAAAGAAATGAAGGCCTCAATTTTGCAATTCCGGTTGAGCTTTTAAAGGCTGTCCTTCCTGATCTGTATAAGGGAGGAGCTGTAAAACATTCGTGGCTCGGCTGTCACGGGCAAGAACAAAAAGATAATCCTAAGATTGCAAATGGTGTTCCGAACGGAGTTCCGAACGGAGTTCTTGTAAATTATGTCCTCCCTGACGGTCCTTTTTCGATTTCGGGTATCAGTGAAGGTACGGTAATAAAAGAGATTAATGATATACCTGTAAATTCGGTTGAAGAAATACAGGCTAATTTATTGTCTATAGCCCCCGAAACTATTGTTCGTGTCAAAGGATATCAAAAAAATGAAGCCGGTATTTATGAAGAAAAAACTTGGCCGGTTTTATGCGCTCATAGGCCTTTGTATCCGGGAAATTCCGTTTTTAAAAAAGACAGCATTGCAAGGTCGATGCTTCCCGTTTTCGGCTTCAAGCTTGAATCTTTGGGTAAAAGAAATTCCTATAGGGTTGCCGGTGTAATACCCGGCAGTTTCGCTGCTGAAAATTCTTTCGGTATAAACGATTATATTGAGCTTAACGGAAAAAGATGGGATGAGGAAAATGAAGAAGTTATCCATGTACGTATTTATACAAAAAAGGTTAGAGCCGGTTACATGGAAAGTTTTATGGTTTTAAGTGCTTACCTCGATAATCCTTCTTTCTTTTAA